One segment of Phycisphaerales bacterium DNA contains the following:
- a CDS encoding glycosyltransferase family 25 protein — protein MSILFSHFDRIYVINLAFRADRRREINAQLRRVDRSLEHEQVVLFDAVRPDDAGDFPSIGGKGCFMSHLNVLKDMQTKGYKRILIVEDDADFTKHFLSPHPDINQAIQEEDWGLFYFGYSLTDTCKVTGDQPVGKVAPADNLMLTHAMAVDQSIVDDIIPYFEAMAARPGGDPKGGPMQIDGAYSWFRKDHPTVLTLATRNQLMIQRPSATDIHPPTWREHIPLINLLRRGKSQLKRFKSRSTEN, from the coding sequence ATGTCTATTCTGTTTAGCCACTTTGACCGCATCTACGTCATCAACCTGGCCTTCCGAGCTGATCGACGACGAGAGATCAATGCCCAGCTACGAAGAGTTGACCGAAGCCTTGAACATGAACAGGTTGTGCTTTTTGACGCAGTCCGCCCTGATGATGCGGGTGATTTCCCCTCCATCGGCGGCAAGGGTTGCTTTATGAGCCACTTGAATGTGCTCAAAGACATGCAGACCAAGGGATACAAACGCATCTTGATTGTTGAAGATGATGCTGATTTTACCAAGCACTTCTTGTCACCTCATCCTGATATCAACCAAGCCATCCAAGAAGAAGACTGGGGCCTCTTCTACTTTGGCTATTCACTGACAGATACATGCAAAGTCACTGGTGACCAGCCAGTTGGCAAAGTTGCCCCTGCAGATAACCTCATGCTCACCCATGCGATGGCCGTCGATCAATCCATCGTTGACGACATCATCCCCTACTTTGAAGCCATGGCTGCACGACCTGGCGGCGACCCCAAAGGTGGCCCCATGCAGATCGATGGCGCCTATAGCTGGTTTCGTAAAGACCATCCAACTGTCTTGACCTTGGCAACGCGCAATCAACTCATGATTCAACGCCCTTCAGCAACAGATATCCATCCACCCACATGGCGTGAACACATTCCCTTGATTAATTTACTGCGTCGTGGCAAGAGCCAGCTCAAGAGATTCAAAAGTCGTTCCACTGAAAACTAG